Proteins from a genomic interval of Rhodococcoides fascians A25f:
- a CDS encoding OsmC family protein, protein MAEQSTPTNLWVERTGTRRYTGRSSRGAEVLIGSESVEGVFTPGELLKIALAACTGMSSDVPLSRRLGDDYSATVEVSGAADRENELYPELNEILRVDLSAMDPDAQQRLLTVVERAIDKVCTVGRTLKAGTTINLDIDVDA, encoded by the coding sequence ATGGCAGAACAGAGCACGCCGACCAACCTCTGGGTCGAGCGCACAGGCACCCGTCGCTACACCGGCCGCAGCTCGCGAGGAGCCGAAGTACTCATCGGTTCCGAGTCGGTCGAGGGCGTTTTCACTCCCGGCGAGCTGCTCAAGATCGCGCTCGCAGCGTGCACCGGTATGAGCTCGGACGTACCGCTCTCGCGTCGACTGGGGGACGACTACTCCGCCACCGTCGAAGTGTCCGGTGCAGCAGATCGTGAGAACGAGCTGTATCCGGAATTGAACGAGATCCTCCGCGTCGACCTCAGCGCGATGGACCCCGATGCGCAGCAGCGACTGCTCACCGTCGTCGAGCGGGCGATCGACAAGGTCTGCACGGTGGGGCGGACCCTGAAAGCCGGTACGACGATCAACCTGGACATCGACGTGGACGCCTGA
- a CDS encoding DivIVA domain-containing protein, with translation MYRVFEALDELVAIVEEARGVPMTAGCVVPRGDVLELLDDVRDAIPGELDDAQDVLDHRDKLVGDARATAEKTVGTANAEAQDTVENARDSADRILADAKAQADRMVSEASAHAEQLVADAEAEAERTVLEGQREYEELTVRARTEADRMIESGTLSYERSVADGTAEQNRLVSQTEVVQAAHAESARVIDSAHAESDRMRSECDVYVDTKLAEFEEFLSGTIRSVGRGRQQLRTGSGVPEYGSEPYGEPAYGSQEGRRSRH, from the coding sequence GTGTACCGCGTATTCGAGGCGCTCGACGAGCTCGTCGCCATTGTCGAGGAGGCGCGCGGCGTTCCGATGACCGCTGGATGCGTCGTCCCGCGGGGCGATGTCCTGGAACTGCTCGACGATGTTCGTGACGCCATCCCCGGCGAGCTCGACGACGCGCAGGACGTTCTGGACCATCGCGACAAGCTCGTGGGTGACGCCCGGGCCACAGCGGAGAAGACGGTCGGAACCGCCAACGCCGAAGCGCAGGACACCGTCGAGAACGCTCGGGATTCTGCCGATCGCATTCTCGCCGATGCCAAGGCGCAGGCGGACCGCATGGTGTCCGAGGCGTCGGCGCATGCCGAGCAGCTCGTGGCCGATGCCGAGGCCGAAGCAGAGCGGACGGTGCTCGAGGGCCAGCGCGAGTACGAGGAGTTGACCGTTCGGGCCCGTACCGAGGCCGACCGAATGATCGAGTCCGGCACGTTGTCCTACGAGCGATCGGTGGCCGACGGCACCGCCGAACAGAACCGGTTGGTGTCCCAGACCGAGGTGGTGCAGGCCGCGCACGCCGAGTCGGCGCGCGTGATCGACAGTGCCCATGCCGAATCCGATCGGATGCGCAGTGAATGCGACGTGTACGTCGACACCAAACTCGCGGAGTTCGAGGAGTTCCTCAGCGGCACCATTCGCTCCGTCGGCCGTGGACGTCAGCAACTTCGAACCGGTTCCGGTGTCCCGGAATACGGCAGCGAGCCGTACGGCGAACCCGCGTACGGCAGCCAGGAAGGCCGTCGCAGCCGACACTGA
- the recG gene encoding ATP-dependent DNA helicase RecG, with protein sequence MATLVDRLDHVLGVAAATPLADTFGIHTVEDLLRHYPHRYMTHGSELGETEPPEGEHITIVATVESATLRSMKNRNGQFLAVTLAADGQRIEATFFSPHKLKHVVVPGRRGMFSGKVKYFGKRWNLTHPSYVILGGDDNDGAVVPAGRIVGGGTLAGLARGAVDASGSVDMSVFDRAFVPIYAATKDVESWTFMRCVRQVLDQLDDVTDPLPESVRRERGLVDIDTALRSVHFPDTAQDKDSARERLKFDEALAVQLVLADRRRDASTRVAARCPPITDGIAVEFDRRLPFELTAGQHDVAAEIANDLSAPHPMSRLLQGEVGSGKTIVALRAMLQVIDAGHQCALLAPTEVLASQHARSIRSMLGSLAAGGELGSHELATKVALLTGSMSTAAKRSALLDAVTGDAGIVIGTHALIEDRVEFLDLAMVVVDEQHRFGVEQRDALRAKARGNTSPHLLVMTATPIPRTIAMSTLGDLETSVLTELPRGRSPIISNVVPARAKPTWVDRAWQRIREEVAAGRQAYVVCSRIGDGDDAETGKKKTASKSDDGPETTAAVDMYDTLVAGPMHDLRVGLLHGRLSGDDKDITMSEFNTGEIDVLVCTTVVEVGVDVPNATVMVIMDADRFGVSQLHQLRGRIGRGGHQGLCIMISYLSPMGGSFARLEAVAATNDGFELAKLDLATRREGDVLGAAQSGTVSGLRLLSFIDDEDIIADAQDCARTLFARDPSLANDPGIASMMRSAWRSDRVDYLQKS encoded by the coding sequence ATGGCAACGCTGGTGGACCGGCTCGATCACGTTCTCGGAGTCGCGGCGGCGACCCCGCTCGCAGACACCTTCGGTATTCATACCGTCGAGGATCTGCTGCGGCACTATCCGCATCGCTACATGACGCACGGTTCCGAGCTCGGTGAAACCGAGCCCCCCGAGGGCGAGCACATCACCATCGTCGCCACGGTCGAGTCCGCGACGCTGCGTTCGATGAAGAATCGCAACGGCCAGTTCCTCGCGGTGACCCTCGCCGCCGACGGACAGCGGATCGAGGCCACCTTCTTCAGTCCGCACAAGCTCAAGCACGTAGTCGTGCCAGGTCGGCGGGGAATGTTCTCCGGCAAGGTGAAGTACTTCGGCAAGCGCTGGAATCTCACCCATCCCAGCTACGTGATCCTGGGCGGAGACGACAACGACGGAGCCGTCGTGCCCGCGGGTCGCATCGTCGGCGGCGGAACTCTGGCCGGTCTGGCCCGCGGTGCGGTCGATGCCTCGGGATCCGTCGACATGTCGGTCTTCGATCGGGCGTTCGTTCCCATCTACGCGGCCACCAAGGACGTCGAGAGTTGGACGTTCATGCGTTGCGTGCGGCAGGTCCTCGACCAACTCGACGATGTGACCGATCCGCTGCCGGAATCGGTGCGCCGAGAACGTGGACTCGTCGACATCGACACCGCGCTGCGGTCGGTCCACTTCCCCGACACCGCGCAGGACAAGGACTCCGCCCGTGAGCGGCTCAAATTCGACGAGGCTCTGGCCGTACAGCTCGTCCTCGCGGACCGTCGCCGCGATGCATCGACTCGGGTGGCCGCGCGATGCCCGCCGATCACCGACGGCATCGCCGTCGAGTTCGATCGGCGGCTGCCGTTCGAATTGACGGCCGGTCAGCACGACGTCGCGGCCGAGATCGCCAACGATCTGTCTGCGCCTCATCCGATGTCGAGGCTGTTGCAGGGCGAGGTCGGCTCGGGCAAGACCATCGTCGCGCTCCGGGCGATGTTGCAGGTGATCGATGCCGGTCATCAGTGTGCGCTGCTGGCACCCACCGAGGTGCTCGCCTCCCAGCATGCGCGATCGATCAGGTCGATGCTCGGCAGTCTTGCCGCCGGTGGTGAGCTCGGATCGCACGAACTCGCGACCAAGGTCGCTCTGCTGACCGGTTCGATGTCCACTGCGGCCAAGCGGTCCGCACTGCTCGATGCCGTGACCGGCGACGCCGGGATCGTGATCGGTACCCACGCCCTGATCGAGGATCGCGTGGAGTTTCTCGATCTCGCGATGGTCGTCGTGGACGAACAACACCGATTCGGCGTCGAGCAGCGAGATGCGTTGCGGGCCAAGGCCCGCGGCAACACCAGTCCCCACTTGCTCGTGATGACGGCGACACCGATCCCGCGCACCATCGCGATGTCGACGCTCGGTGATCTCGAGACGTCGGTACTGACAGAACTTCCGCGCGGCCGGTCACCGATCATCAGCAACGTCGTGCCTGCCAGAGCCAAGCCGACGTGGGTGGATCGAGCGTGGCAACGCATCCGTGAGGAAGTTGCTGCCGGACGCCAGGCCTACGTGGTCTGCTCGCGGATCGGCGACGGCGACGACGCCGAGACGGGCAAGAAGAAGACCGCCTCGAAGTCCGACGACGGACCGGAGACCACGGCCGCGGTGGACATGTACGACACCCTCGTTGCCGGTCCGATGCACGATCTCCGGGTGGGGTTGTTGCACGGGCGACTGTCGGGTGACGACAAGGACATCACCATGTCCGAGTTCAATACGGGCGAGATCGACGTCCTCGTGTGTACGACGGTGGTCGAAGTGGGCGTCGACGTTCCCAATGCGACGGTCATGGTGATCATGGACGCCGACCGATTCGGGGTCAGTCAACTCCACCAGTTGCGTGGTCGAATCGGTCGAGGCGGACACCAGGGTCTGTGCATCATGATCAGCTACCTCAGTCCCATGGGCGGTTCGTTCGCCCGGCTTGAGGCGGTGGCCGCGACCAACGACGGCTTCGAGCTGGCAAAACTGGACCTCGCCACCCGGCGAGAAGGCGACGTACTCGGGGCCGCACAGTCCGGCACGGTCAGTGGCCTTCGGCTGCTGTCGTTCATCGACGACGAGGACATCATCGCCGACGCACAGGACTGCGCGAGGACGTTGTTCGCACGGGACCCGTCGTTGGCGAACGATCCCGGCATCGCGTCGATGATGCGGTCGGCCTGGCGATCGGACCGGGTCGACTACCTTCAGAAGTCCTGA
- the mutM gene encoding bifunctional DNA-formamidopyrimidine glycosylase/DNA-(apurinic or apyrimidinic site) lyase: MPELPEVEVVRLGLESHVVGKTIDSVEVLHPRAVRRHDLGGLDLIGQLRGQRVSSARRRGKYLWLVMEPGDFATVVHLGMSGQMLVQPPSAPDEKHLRIRARLDDGTDLRFVDQRTFGGWALAPIVTVDGTPVPEPVAHIARDPIDPLFDAESVVNVLRGKHTEIKRALLDQTVLSGVGNIYADEALWRAKIHGNRIAETLTRPALRRLLTAVHAVMGEALAQGGTSFDALYVNVNGQSGYFDRSLDAYGQEGLPCSRCGAPIRREKFMNRSSFSCPTCQPRPRHIRT; this comes from the coding sequence ATGCCCGAACTGCCCGAGGTCGAAGTCGTCAGGCTCGGTCTGGAATCCCACGTGGTGGGTAAGACCATCGACTCGGTGGAGGTACTGCACCCCCGTGCCGTGCGTCGACACGATCTCGGTGGCCTCGATCTGATCGGTCAGCTGCGGGGTCAGCGCGTCTCCTCGGCCCGGCGCCGTGGGAAGTATCTGTGGCTGGTGATGGAGCCCGGCGACTTCGCCACCGTCGTGCACCTGGGTATGAGTGGACAGATGCTGGTGCAGCCGCCATCCGCGCCGGACGAGAAGCACCTGCGGATTCGGGCACGACTCGACGACGGTACCGATCTTCGGTTCGTCGACCAGCGAACATTCGGCGGCTGGGCTCTCGCCCCGATCGTGACGGTGGACGGCACACCGGTACCCGAACCGGTGGCGCACATCGCGCGAGACCCGATCGACCCGCTGTTCGACGCGGAATCCGTGGTGAACGTGTTGCGCGGCAAGCACACCGAGATCAAGCGGGCTCTCCTCGATCAGACCGTGCTGTCCGGCGTGGGCAACATCTACGCAGACGAGGCTCTGTGGCGGGCGAAGATTCACGGTAACCGCATCGCAGAAACGTTGACCCGGCCTGCTCTTCGTCGACTGCTGACTGCCGTGCACGCGGTGATGGGGGAGGCCCTGGCACAGGGTGGTACCTCGTTCGATGCGCTGTACGTCAACGTCAACGGACAGTCCGGCTACTTCGACAGGTCGCTCGACGCCTACGGACAGGAAGGTCTGCCCTGTTCACGATGCGGAGCACCGATCAGGCGTGAGAAGTTCATGAACCGCTCCTCGTTCAGCTGCCCCACCTGCCAGCCGCGACCCCGACACATCCGCACCTGA
- a CDS encoding YceD family protein produces MPPPKRTTRPELDAGFVLDILNLGRRPGSTKTVERTVPAPSRIGLDAIAIEAGVPVSLDLQLQAVSEGVLVTGSVRAATAGECTRCLDPVSGNVDVYLTELFAYPNSITEETTDADEIHRIVDDLIDLEPVIVDAVGLELPLHPVCSDECEGLCPECGVRLAIAESGHSHDTIDPRWAGLAAKFGVDPEPSTELVNNEAEEK; encoded by the coding sequence GTGCCCCCGCCCAAGAGAACGACCCGTCCTGAACTGGACGCCGGATTCGTTCTGGACATCCTCAACCTCGGTCGTCGACCGGGGTCGACGAAGACCGTCGAGCGGACGGTTCCGGCTCCTTCCCGAATCGGCCTCGATGCGATCGCCATCGAAGCCGGAGTCCCGGTCTCGCTCGATCTGCAGTTGCAGGCGGTATCGGAGGGCGTTCTCGTCACCGGTTCCGTACGAGCTGCCACTGCCGGCGAGTGCACGCGGTGCCTCGATCCGGTCAGCGGCAACGTCGACGTCTACTTGACCGAGCTGTTCGCATACCCGAACAGCATCACCGAGGAGACCACGGATGCGGACGAGATTCACCGCATCGTCGACGACCTGATAGATCTCGAACCCGTCATCGTCGACGCGGTCGGTCTGGAGCTTCCACTCCACCCCGTCTGCAGTGACGAGTGCGAGGGATTGTGCCCAGAATGCGGCGTTCGCCTGGCGATTGCTGAATCCGGCCACAGTCACGATACAATTGATCCTCGCTGGGCTGGTCTTGCAGCCAAATTTGGCGTGGATCCAGAACCGAGCACAGAACTTGTGAACAACGAAGCCGAGGAGAAGTAA
- the rsmD gene encoding 16S rRNA (guanine(966)-N(2))-methyltransferase RsmD: protein MTRIVAGVAGGRRLSVPGQGTRPTSERVREALFSSLESRMDFDGAAVLDLFAGSGALGLEALSRGASSAVLVESDSRAAAVVRQNIESVGLAGASVKCAPVASVLAGVPDAEYDLVLADPPYAVTDSAVTDLLNRLVTGGWLAPDAVVVLERSSRSPETEWPDGLVAEKSKKYGESRIEIAARS, encoded by the coding sequence ATGACGCGGATCGTGGCGGGGGTCGCAGGGGGCCGGCGGCTCTCGGTTCCTGGCCAGGGCACCCGCCCGACATCCGAGCGGGTGCGGGAGGCTCTGTTCAGCTCGCTCGAGAGCCGGATGGACTTCGACGGTGCCGCGGTTCTCGATCTGTTCGCTGGGTCGGGTGCGCTCGGGCTCGAAGCGCTCTCGCGCGGCGCATCGTCGGCGGTACTGGTCGAGTCCGACTCACGAGCGGCGGCGGTGGTGCGCCAGAACATAGAGTCCGTCGGGCTGGCCGGCGCGTCGGTCAAGTGTGCCCCGGTGGCCTCGGTACTGGCTGGGGTACCGGATGCGGAATACGACCTGGTGCTCGCCGACCCGCCGTACGCCGTCACCGACAGTGCGGTGACGGATCTGCTGAACAGGCTCGTCACCGGGGGTTGGCTTGCACCCGATGCGGTGGTCGTTCTCGAGCGATCGTCGCGTTCGCCGGAGACGGAGTGGCCGGACGGTCTGGTAGCGGAGAAGTCGAAGAAGTACGGGGAGAGTCGAATCGAGATCGCGGCACGATCGTGA
- the rpmF gene encoding 50S ribosomal protein L32 translates to MAVPKRKMSRSNTRSRRAQWKTTAPTLVTCPNRGCGEKTLPHIACPSCGTYKGRQVVAAV, encoded by the coding sequence GTGGCTGTCCCGAAGCGCAAAATGTCGCGTTCCAACACGAGGTCGCGTCGTGCACAGTGGAAAACCACTGCGCCCACCCTCGTGACGTGCCCCAACCGTGGGTGCGGCGAGAAGACGTTGCCCCACATCGCGTGCCCTTCGTGCGGTACCTACAAGGGCCGCCAGGTCGTCGCAGCGGTCTGA
- the rnc gene encoding ribonuclease III has translation MDRRNNDSQKNSSTAVSGGDDRESLLAAIGVSLAEPLLTLALTHRSFAYEHGGLPTNERLEFLGDSVLGLAVTEHLYAVHPTKSEGQLAKIRASVVNMHALAEVARGLGDGGLGRHLLLGKGEEQTGGRDKPSILADGMESMLGAIHLQHGIDVARTVVLTLFAGLLDRAPKLGAGLDWKTSLQELTAERALGVPAYEIASTGPDHDKEFTATVLIGGFPRGVGVGRSKKEAEQKAASLAWNTLSGNDITVADAPTTNPS, from the coding sequence GTGGATCGTCGCAACAACGATTCACAGAAGAATAGTTCTACTGCCGTCAGCGGCGGGGACGACCGAGAGTCGCTCCTCGCCGCTATCGGTGTCTCTCTGGCGGAACCACTGCTGACCCTGGCACTGACGCATCGTTCGTTTGCCTACGAGCACGGTGGTCTTCCTACCAACGAGCGCCTCGAGTTCCTGGGCGATTCGGTGCTCGGCCTGGCGGTGACGGAGCATCTCTACGCGGTGCACCCCACCAAGTCCGAGGGCCAGCTGGCCAAGATCCGGGCAAGCGTGGTGAACATGCACGCCCTGGCTGAAGTAGCGCGCGGTCTCGGTGACGGCGGTCTCGGTCGGCATCTGCTGCTGGGCAAGGGTGAGGAGCAGACCGGCGGACGCGACAAGCCGAGCATCCTTGCCGACGGTATGGAATCGATGCTGGGTGCGATTCACCTGCAACACGGCATCGACGTCGCTCGCACCGTTGTTCTGACCCTGTTCGCCGGCCTGTTGGACCGCGCTCCCAAGCTCGGTGCAGGTCTGGACTGGAAGACGAGCCTGCAGGAATTGACTGCAGAACGCGCGCTCGGCGTTCCCGCGTACGAGATCGCGTCCACCGGGCCCGACCACGACAAAGAATTCACTGCCACCGTATTGATCGGTGGATTTCCCCGTGGTGTCGGAGTCGGTAGATCGAAGAAGGAAGCCGAGCAGAAGGCTGCCAGTTTGGCGTGGAATACGCTGTCGGGCAACGACATTACCGTAGCCGACGCGCCCACGACCAACCCTTCCTGA
- a CDS encoding pyruvate carboxylase yields MFSKVLVANRGEIAIRAFRASYELGASTVAVFPFEDRNSVHRTKADEAYQIGEKGHPVRAYLSVDEIVAAAKRSGADAVYPGYGFLSENPDLAAACADAGITFVGPSADVLELTGNKARAIAAAKAAGLPVLASSEPSSDIDELVAASETMTFPLFVKAVAGGGGRGMRRVAEPAQLRESIEAAAREAESAFGDATVFLEQAVIDPRHIEVQILADGQGNVVHLFERDCSVQRRHQKVIELAPAPKLPSELRERICADAVAFAKQINYSCAGTVEFLLDTRGNHVFIEMNPRIQVEHTVTEEVTDVDLVQSQLRIASGETLADLGLQQENIVLRGAALQCRITTEDPANGFRPDVGRITAYRTPGGAGVRLDGGTTLGAEVGAYFDSMLVKLTCRGRDFDTAVARARRAVAEFRIRGVATNIPFLQAVLVDPDFTAGRVTTSFIEERPELLTSRSSGDRGTKILTYLADVTVNKPHGERPSPVYPHDKLPAVDFSAPIPDGSRQRLLALGPEGFARDLRNQKALGVTDTTFRDAHQSLLATRVRTSGLLGVAPYVARTTPQLLSIEAWGGATYDVALRFLHEDPWERLASLREAVPNIAIQMLLRGRNTVGYTPYPEKVTRSFVAEATDTGIDIFRIFDALNNVDQMRPAIDAVRETGTALAEVALSYTGDLSNPNEDLYTLDYYLKLAEQIVDAGAHVLAIKDMAGLLRAPAAKTLVTALRSNFDLPVHVHTHDTPGGQLATYLAAWEAGADAVDGASAAMAGTTSQPALSAIVAAAAHTDRDTGLDLQAVCDLEPYWEAVRKVYAPFESGLPAPTGRVYTHEIPGGQLSNLRQQAISLGLGDRFETVEANYAAADRMLGRLTKVTPSSKVVGDLALALVGAGASAEEFAEDPSRYDIPDSVIGFLRGDLGTPAGGWPEPLRTKALEGRGAGKPVTPLTDEDEKNLDGTSAQRRTTLNRLLFPGPTAELEAHREKYGDTTRLSANQFFYGLRQGEEHRVTLEKGVELLIGLEAISDPDERGMRTVMCILNGQLRPVSVRDRSISSEVPTVEKADRSNSGHIPAPFAGVVTLSVEEGQKISAGDTVATIEAMKMEAAITAPRGGTVTRLAISGVQQVEGGDLLVVVGGGSTGEEAGSE; encoded by the coding sequence ATGTTCTCCAAAGTTTTGGTTGCCAACCGCGGCGAGATCGCCATCCGTGCCTTCCGTGCTTCCTACGAACTCGGTGCCTCCACCGTTGCGGTGTTCCCGTTCGAGGACCGAAACTCGGTGCACCGGACGAAAGCCGACGAGGCATATCAGATCGGGGAGAAGGGCCATCCGGTACGGGCGTACCTCTCGGTCGACGAAATCGTCGCCGCGGCCAAGAGGAGCGGGGCCGACGCGGTGTATCCCGGGTACGGATTCCTCTCCGAGAACCCGGATTTGGCCGCTGCGTGTGCCGACGCCGGCATCACCTTCGTCGGCCCGTCCGCCGATGTACTGGAGCTGACCGGCAACAAAGCACGCGCTATCGCGGCAGCGAAAGCCGCAGGGCTTCCGGTTCTGGCGTCGTCGGAACCCTCGTCCGACATCGACGAGCTCGTCGCAGCGTCGGAGACCATGACCTTTCCCCTGTTCGTCAAGGCGGTGGCGGGCGGCGGTGGCCGAGGGATGCGACGAGTTGCCGAACCGGCGCAGTTGCGTGAGTCCATCGAAGCTGCTGCGCGCGAGGCGGAGTCGGCTTTCGGAGACGCGACGGTATTCCTCGAGCAGGCCGTGATCGATCCCCGGCACATCGAAGTCCAGATTCTCGCCGACGGCCAGGGCAATGTGGTGCACCTGTTCGAGCGGGACTGCAGCGTGCAGCGTCGGCACCAGAAGGTCATCGAATTGGCACCGGCACCGAAGCTGCCCTCGGAGCTGCGGGAGAGAATCTGCGCAGACGCCGTTGCGTTCGCCAAGCAGATCAACTACTCGTGTGCCGGTACCGTGGAGTTCCTCCTCGACACCCGCGGCAATCACGTCTTCATCGAGATGAATCCGCGAATTCAGGTGGAGCACACCGTCACCGAAGAGGTGACGGATGTGGACCTGGTGCAGTCCCAGTTGCGGATCGCCTCGGGGGAGACGCTTGCGGACCTCGGTCTGCAGCAGGAGAACATCGTGTTGCGCGGTGCCGCGTTGCAGTGCCGCATCACCACCGAGGATCCAGCGAACGGCTTTCGGCCCGACGTCGGCCGCATCACCGCCTACCGCACTCCCGGCGGTGCCGGGGTTCGGCTCGACGGTGGTACGACGCTGGGCGCGGAGGTCGGCGCGTACTTCGATTCCATGCTCGTCAAGCTCACCTGCCGTGGCCGTGATTTCGACACGGCCGTGGCGCGGGCCCGACGTGCGGTGGCGGAGTTCAGGATTCGCGGCGTCGCGACGAACATCCCGTTCCTGCAAGCGGTTCTGGTCGACCCCGACTTCACCGCGGGCCGGGTCACCACCTCGTTCATCGAAGAGCGACCGGAACTGCTGACGTCGCGCTCCTCGGGTGACCGTGGCACCAAGATTCTCACCTACCTTGCCGATGTGACGGTCAACAAGCCGCACGGTGAGCGTCCGTCCCCGGTGTACCCACACGACAAACTTCCTGCGGTCGACTTCTCCGCGCCGATTCCCGACGGTTCGCGTCAGCGATTGCTCGCCCTCGGGCCCGAAGGCTTTGCCCGAGATCTGCGCAACCAGAAGGCACTCGGCGTTACCGACACCACCTTCCGTGACGCGCACCAGTCCTTGTTGGCCACGCGTGTGCGCACGAGTGGATTGCTGGGTGTGGCCCCGTACGTGGCACGTACGACGCCGCAGTTGCTCTCCATCGAGGCGTGGGGCGGTGCTACGTACGATGTGGCGCTGCGCTTCCTGCACGAGGATCCGTGGGAACGACTTGCAAGTCTGCGAGAAGCCGTCCCCAACATCGCAATTCAGATGCTGCTGCGCGGTAGGAACACCGTCGGCTACACCCCGTACCCGGAGAAGGTGACCCGCAGTTTCGTCGCCGAGGCCACAGACACCGGAATCGACATCTTTCGCATCTTCGACGCGCTCAACAATGTCGATCAGATGCGCCCTGCAATCGATGCGGTGCGCGAAACCGGAACTGCGCTGGCCGAAGTGGCGCTGAGCTACACCGGGGACCTGTCCAACCCGAACGAAGACCTGTACACCCTCGACTACTACCTGAAGTTGGCCGAGCAGATCGTCGATGCAGGAGCGCATGTACTCGCGATCAAGGACATGGCCGGGCTGCTGCGCGCACCGGCGGCCAAGACGTTGGTGACGGCGCTACGGTCGAATTTCGATCTGCCCGTACATGTGCACACGCACGACACACCCGGTGGTCAGTTGGCCACGTACTTGGCAGCGTGGGAGGCCGGTGCCGACGCCGTCGACGGTGCCAGCGCGGCGATGGCCGGAACCACCAGCCAGCCGGCGCTCTCGGCCATCGTTGCGGCAGCGGCCCACACCGACCGGGACACCGGGTTGGATCTGCAGGCCGTCTGCGATCTCGAGCCCTACTGGGAGGCCGTGCGAAAGGTCTACGCGCCCTTCGAGTCCGGACTGCCGGCACCGACCGGCCGTGTCTACACGCACGAGATTCCCGGCGGTCAACTCTCCAACTTGCGGCAGCAGGCCATCTCGCTCGGACTCGGTGATCGGTTCGAGACGGTCGAGGCCAATTACGCCGCAGCAGACCGTATGTTGGGTCGCCTGACCAAGGTGACGCCGAGTTCGAAGGTCGTCGGTGATCTGGCCCTGGCTCTGGTCGGTGCGGGAGCATCGGCCGAAGAGTTCGCCGAAGACCCGAGTCGATACGACATCCCCGATTCGGTGATCGGATTCCTCCGTGGTGATCTGGGAACTCCTGCAGGTGGCTGGCCCGAGCCGCTGCGCACCAAGGCTCTCGAAGGCCGAGGTGCGGGCAAGCCGGTCACGCCGCTGACCGACGAGGACGAGAAGAATCTCGACGGCACGTCGGCGCAACGCCGTACGACTCTCAATCGCCTGCTCTTCCCCGGCCCGACGGCGGAACTCGAGGCACACCGCGAGAAGTACGGCGATACGACTCGGCTGTCGGCCAACCAGTTCTTCTACGGGCTGCGTCAAGGTGAAGAGCATCGCGTCACCCTGGAGAAGGGAGTCGAGCTGCTCATCGGGCTCGAAGCGATCTCCGACCCCGACGAGCGTGGCATGCGCACCGTCATGTGCATTCTCAACGGTCAGCTGCGTCCGGTGTCGGTGCGCGATCGATCCATCTCGAGCGAGGTGCCGACGGTCGAGAAAGCGGACCGATCGAACTCCGGTCACATCCCGGCACCGTTCGCCGGTGTCGTGACCCTGTCCGTCGAAGAGGGACAGAAGATTTCGGCCGGTGACACTGTCGCCACCATCGAAGCGATGAAGATGGAGGCGGCGATCACCGCGCCTCGCGGCGGCACGGTGACCCGGCTGGCGATCTCGGGTGTTCAACAGGTCGAGGGCGGCGATCTGCTCGTCGTCGTCGGTGGGGGGTCGACGGGCGAAGAGGCCGGGAGCGAATGA
- the coaD gene encoding pantetheine-phosphate adenylyltransferase, with protein sequence MTGALCPGSFDPVTNGHLDIFERAAAAFDEVVVTVMVNKSKKGMFSIVERIEMLEVATEHLPNVRVGSWYGLLVDYARQEGFSAIVKGLRSSVDFDYELQMAQMNRTLTGVDTLFLPANPAHSFLSSSLIKEVATFGGDVTGMLPPFVQERLTARIAERAAD encoded by the coding sequence ATGACTGGCGCACTGTGTCCTGGATCCTTCGACCCGGTGACCAATGGTCATCTCGATATCTTCGAGCGAGCCGCCGCCGCGTTCGACGAGGTGGTGGTCACGGTGATGGTGAACAAGAGCAAGAAGGGCATGTTCAGCATCGTCGAGCGAATCGAGATGCTCGAGGTGGCCACGGAGCATCTACCCAACGTCAGAGTCGGTTCCTGGTACGGCCTGTTGGTCGATTATGCTCGGCAAGAAGGCTTTTCGGCGATCGTCAAGGGTCTGCGCAGCTCGGTCGATTTCGACTACGAGTTGCAGATGGCGCAGATGAATCGAACCCTCACCGGGGTGGACACGTTGTTCCTCCCGGCGAATCCAGCGCACAGCTTTCTGTCCAGTTCGCTGATCAAGGAAGTCGCGACCTTCGGGGGAGATGTCACCGGGATGCTGCCGCCGTTCGTGCAGGAGCGACTGACCGCTCGTATCGCCGAGCGCGCCGCCGACTAG